One Solanum lycopersicum chromosome 2, SLM_r2.1 genomic region harbors:
- the LOC101250072 gene encoding apyrase — translation MQKHNISNVYNLFNIMLLILVGLPLSSHANDYSEKYAVIFDAGSTGSRVHVFRFNSNLDLINIGNDLELFLAIKPGLSSYADDPKAAANSLKPLLEKAEAVIPKNLQSQTPIKVGATAGLRLLKGDSSEKILQAVRDMLKNETTLSYKDEWVSVLEGTLEGSYFWVALNYLYGNLGKNYPDTIATIDLGGGSVQIAYAVSKQSAINAPKLPNGDAYVQQKALLGTNYYLYVHSFLNYGLLAARADILKASKNYTSPCIVEGHNGYYTYNGVSYKAASRKQGPNIRRCKAIIRKLLQIDAPCNHKNCSFAGIWNGGGGAGTKNLYISSFFYDYASTVGIVDPKEAYGITQPIQYYKAATLACKTKKQNMKSVFPNINDKDIPFICMDLLYEYTLLVNGFGIDPIRKITVVHQVNYKNHLVEAAWPLGSAIDAVSSTTSENMISYVGRISY, via the exons ATGCAGAAGCATAATATTAGTAATGTTTATAACTTGTTCAACATTATGTTGTTGATACTTGTTGGGTTGCCATTGAGCTCGCATGCCAATGATTATTCGGAGAAATATGCAGTGATATTTGACGCTGGAAGCACTGGTAGCAGAGTTCATGTCTTTCGTTTTAACTCAAATTTGGATCTCATCAATATCGGCAATGATCTTGAACTCTTCTTGGCG ATAAAACCAGGTCTGAGTTCATATGCAGATGATCCAAAGGCAGCTGCAAATTCTCTAAAGCCCCTTCTTGAGAAAGCTGAAGCTGTTATTCCTAAGAATTTACAGTCTCAAACCCCTATTAAAGTTGGG GCAACTGCAGGGCTGAGGTTATTAAAGGGTGATTCATCTGAAAAGATTCTGCAAGCa GTAAGAGATATGCTGAAAAATGAAACTACTCTGAGTTACAAGGATGAATGGGTCTCTGTTCTCGAAGGAACTCTAGAAGGTTCTTATTTTTGG GTTGCTTTGAACTATTTGTATGGGAATTTGGGCAAAAATTACCCAGACACCATTGCTACAATTGATCTTGGAGGTGGATCAGTTCAAATTGCTTATGCTGTCTCAAAACAAAGTGCTATAAATGCTCCAAAGTTACCAAATGGAGACGCTTATGTCCAACAAAAAGCACTTCTTGGAACTAATTATTACCTCTATGTTCACAG TTTTCTAAATTATGGACTATTAGCAGCTCGAGCTGATATCTTGAAGGCTTCTAAAAATTACACTAGTCCATGCATCGTGGAAGGGCACAATG GGTACTACACATATAATGGAGTATCTTATAAAGCTGCATCACGAAAACAAGGTCCAAATATCAGAAGATGTAAAGCAATAATTAGAAAATTGCTTCAGATTGATGCACCTTGCAATCACAAAAATTGTTCATTTGCTGGGATTTGGAATGGTGGTGGTGGAGCTGGAACCAAAAATCTCtatatctcttcatttttctatGATTATGCTTCTACA GTTGGTATAGTGGATCCAAAAGAGGCCTATGGTATAACTCAGCCAATACAATACTATAAAGCAGCGACGCTGGCTTGTAAGACTAAGAAGCAAAACATGAAATCGGTATTCCCTAACATTAACGATAAGGACATACCCTTTATCTGCATGGATTTATTATATGAATACACTTTGCTGGTAAATGGATTTG GTATTGATCCAATAAGAAAGATTACAGTGGTGCATCAAGTTAATTACAAAAATCACCTTGTTGAAGCTGCATGGCCATTAGGCTCTGCTATTGATGCTGTCTCATCCACAACATCAGAAAATATGATTTCATATGTTGGGAGGATAAGTTATTAG
- the LOC101251738 gene encoding uncharacterized protein isoform X2, giving the protein MQPRSKSKLWANDALTAPSLARSKKDGDKQYLKKETSQEKVDTDDSELDEVIKKKKSLSDSEKSEKPSSSRNDEVMTDTDYFKSRVRKDWSDSESSEDDGSDNESDKSSEDANAGNILEPDDTEEFLSDGLTRSNNEAALELVDPSSSVKDEIEEDLESGRLFVRNLPYTTTEEELEEHFRAFGNVSQVHIVVDKDTKRSKGIAYVLYPLPESAARALAELDSSIFQGRLLHVMPAKQKISPEKAETIANTKQSSNTFKQKRQEEKKASEASGNTQSWNTLFMRPDTVVENIARKFGVSKSDLLDREADDLAVRIALGETQVIAETKKALAKAGVNIVSLEEYAAGNTDGAKRSNHVILVKNLPYGSSEGELANMFGKFGSLDKIVLPPTKTLALVVFLEPAEARSAFRGLAYKRYKDTPLYLEWAPGNILDQTSDSKNALVVGEDDAKRALLEQQVEGVTDPDVDPDRVESRSLYVKNLNFKTLDESLKKHFTDHIKDGRILSVRVKKHVKNGKNVSMGFGFVEFDSVDTAINVCKDLQGTVLDGHALILQLCHTKKDHLPKRAENDKSSTKLLVRNVAFEATEKDLRQLFSPFGQIKSLRLPMRFGNHRGFAFVEFVTKQEAKNAIEALSNTHLYGRHLVLERAKEGESLEELRARTAAQFTTEQNGFQTTKLSKKRKQMAVLDDGSSKFGRIAD; this is encoded by the exons ATGCAGCCTCGGAGTAAGTCAAAGTTGTGGGCAAATGATGCATTAACAGCTCCGTCTCTTGCCCGAAGTAAAAAGGACGGTGATAAACAATACCTGAAAAAAGAAACTAGCCAGGAAAAAGTGGATACTGATGACTCTGAGTTGGACgaggttattaaaaaaaagaaatctctGTCAGATAGTGAAAAATCTGAGAAACCTAGCAGCTCCCGTAATGATGAAGTTATGACCGATACGGATTATTTCAAAAGTAGAGTGAGGAAAGATTGGTCTGATTCAGAAAGTAGTGAAGACGATGGTAGTGATAATGAAAGTGACAAGAGCAGTGAAGATGCAAATGCTGGTAATATCCTTGAACCTGATGATACAGAGGAATTTTTGAGTGATGGTCTCACCAGATCTAACAATGAGGCAGCGCTTGAGCTTGTTGACCCTTCATCAAGTGTTAAGGACGAAATAGAAGAAGATCTGGAGAGCGGACGATTATTTGTTCGTAATCTTCCATACACCACTAC GGAAGAGGAGCTGGAAGAACACTTTAGAGCATTTGGCAATGTCTCACAGGTTCATATTGTTGTTGACAAAGATACAAAGCGGTCCAAAGGAATTGCATATGTTCTCTATCCATTACCAGAATCTGCTGCTAG GGCATTAGCAGAGCTGGACAGTTCAATCTTTCAAGGACGATTACTTCATGTTATGCCAGCGAAGCAGAAAATTTCTCCAGAGAAGGCAGA GACAATTGCTAATACCAAGCAATCATCAAACACATTTAAGCAGAAGAGACAAGAGGAAAAGAAGGCATCTGAAGCTAGTGGAAATACACAATCTTGGAATACTCTGTTTATGCGGCCAGACACT GTTGTTGAAAATATTGCAAGAAAATTTGGTGTGAGTAAAAGTGATCTTCTTGATAGAGaagctgatgatcttgctgtaCGCATAGCATTGGGCGAGACTCAAGTGATAGCGGAGACAAAAAAGGCTCTTGCAAAAgctggagttaatattgtttcATTGGAAGAATATGCTGCTGGAAACACCGATGGGGCGAAACGAAGCAATCACGTTATTTTAGTTAAGAACTTGCCTTATGGTTCATCAGAAGGTGAACTTGCAAATATGTTTGGGAAGTTTGGGAGCCTGGATAAGATTGTTCTTCCTCCTACCAAAACCTTAGCTTTG GTTGTCTTCCTAGAACCGGCAGAAGCACGTTCAGCTTTCCGGGGTCTAGCATACAAACGTTACAA GGACACTCCCCTTTATTTGGAGTGGGCTCCTGGAAATATTCTTGATCAAACAAGTGATTCAAAAAATGCTCTTGTTGTTGGTGAAGATGATGCAAAGAGAGCGCTGCTAGAGCAACAAGTGGAAGGAGTAACGGATCCAGATGTTGATCCTGATAGAGTTGAG TCACGATCACTGTATGTCAAGAACCTAAATTTCAAGACGTTGGATGAGAGCTTAAAAAAGCATTTCACCGATCACATAAAGGATGGACGAATATTAAGTGTGAGG GTGAAGAAGCATGTAAAGAATGGAAAAAATGTCTCTATGGGTTTTGGATTCGTTGAGTTTGATTCTGTTGATACAGCAATCAACGTTTGCAAGGATTTGCAG GGAACTGTTTTGGATGGCCATGCACTTATATTGCAACTTTGTCACACTAAGAAGGACCATTTACCAAAGAGAGCTGAGAATGACAAGAGTTCAACTAAGTTGCTTGTTAGGAATGTTGCTTTTGAGGCAACTGAAAAGGATCTCAGGCAATTATTCAGTCCATTCGGGCAG ATTAAGAGTTTAAGGCTGCCAATGAGGTTTGGGAACCATAGAGGATTTGCATTTGTAGAGTTTGTCACGAAGCAAGAGGCAAAGAACGCCATTGAAGCTCTATCCAATACTCACTTGTATGGGCGCCATTTG GTTCTGGAGAGAGCCAAGGAAGGTGAGAGCCTAGAGGAACTACGTGCTCGCACAGCTGCACAGTTTACTACTGAGCAAAATGGGTTTCAAACtactaaattatcaaaaaagagAAAGCAAATGGCTGTACTGGATGATGGGAGTTCTAAATTCGGGCGAATTGCTGATTAA
- the LOC101251738 gene encoding uncharacterized protein isoform X1, with product MSRLCVKNLPKYVAEDRLREFFSQKGEVTDAKLMRTSDGKSRQFGFVGFRTEQEAEEAIKYFDKSFMDSSRIICEIARKIGDPNIPRPWSRHTLKKQEILTNEDENAKVNKSSKSAGLKGDKKNSKQESKDDDPQLQEFLEVMQPRSKSKLWANDALTAPSLARSKKDGDKQYLKKETSQEKVDTDDSELDEVIKKKKSLSDSEKSEKPSSSRNDEVMTDTDYFKSRVRKDWSDSESSEDDGSDNESDKSSEDANAGNILEPDDTEEFLSDGLTRSNNEAALELVDPSSSVKDEIEEDLESGRLFVRNLPYTTTEEELEEHFRAFGNVSQVHIVVDKDTKRSKGIAYVLYPLPESAARALAELDSSIFQGRLLHVMPAKQKISPEKAETIANTKQSSNTFKQKRQEEKKASEASGNTQSWNTLFMRPDTVVENIARKFGVSKSDLLDREADDLAVRIALGETQVIAETKKALAKAGVNIVSLEEYAAGNTDGAKRSNHVILVKNLPYGSSEGELANMFGKFGSLDKIVLPPTKTLALVVFLEPAEARSAFRGLAYKRYKDTPLYLEWAPGNILDQTSDSKNALVVGEDDAKRALLEQQVEGVTDPDVDPDRVESRSLYVKNLNFKTLDESLKKHFTDHIKDGRILSVRVKKHVKNGKNVSMGFGFVEFDSVDTAINVCKDLQGTVLDGHALILQLCHTKKDHLPKRAENDKSSTKLLVRNVAFEATEKDLRQLFSPFGQIKSLRLPMRFGNHRGFAFVEFVTKQEAKNAIEALSNTHLYGRHLVLERAKEGESLEELRARTAAQFTTEQNGFQTTKLSKKRKQMAVLDDGSSKFGRIAD from the exons AT GTCCCGTCTGTGTGTGAAGAATTTGCCAAAGTATGTAGCCGAGGACCGTCTCAGAGAATTTTTCTCTCAGAAAGGGGAAGTCACTGATGCCAAGCTCATGCGTACTTC AGATGGGAAGAGTAGGCAGTTCGGATTTGTAGGATTTCGAACTGAGCAAGAGGCTGAGGAAGCTATCAAGTATTTTGACAAGTCTTTCATGGATAGTAGTCGCATTATTTGTGAG ATTGCTAGGAAAATTGGGGATCCAAATATCCCTCGTCCATGGAGCAGGCACACTTTGAAGAAACAAGAGATATTGACAAATGAAGATGAGAATGCAAAAGTAAACAAAAGTTCCAAGTCTGCAGGTTTAAAAGGCGACAAAAAGAATAGTAAACAGGAGAGTAAGGATGACGATCCTCAGCTTCAAGAGTTCCTTGAAGTTATGCAGCCTCGGAGTAAGTCAAAGTTGTGGGCAAATGATGCATTAACAGCTCCGTCTCTTGCCCGAAGTAAAAAGGACGGTGATAAACAATACCTGAAAAAAGAAACTAGCCAGGAAAAAGTGGATACTGATGACTCTGAGTTGGACgaggttattaaaaaaaagaaatctctGTCAGATAGTGAAAAATCTGAGAAACCTAGCAGCTCCCGTAATGATGAAGTTATGACCGATACGGATTATTTCAAAAGTAGAGTGAGGAAAGATTGGTCTGATTCAGAAAGTAGTGAAGACGATGGTAGTGATAATGAAAGTGACAAGAGCAGTGAAGATGCAAATGCTGGTAATATCCTTGAACCTGATGATACAGAGGAATTTTTGAGTGATGGTCTCACCAGATCTAACAATGAGGCAGCGCTTGAGCTTGTTGACCCTTCATCAAGTGTTAAGGACGAAATAGAAGAAGATCTGGAGAGCGGACGATTATTTGTTCGTAATCTTCCATACACCACTAC GGAAGAGGAGCTGGAAGAACACTTTAGAGCATTTGGCAATGTCTCACAGGTTCATATTGTTGTTGACAAAGATACAAAGCGGTCCAAAGGAATTGCATATGTTCTCTATCCATTACCAGAATCTGCTGCTAG GGCATTAGCAGAGCTGGACAGTTCAATCTTTCAAGGACGATTACTTCATGTTATGCCAGCGAAGCAGAAAATTTCTCCAGAGAAGGCAGA GACAATTGCTAATACCAAGCAATCATCAAACACATTTAAGCAGAAGAGACAAGAGGAAAAGAAGGCATCTGAAGCTAGTGGAAATACACAATCTTGGAATACTCTGTTTATGCGGCCAGACACT GTTGTTGAAAATATTGCAAGAAAATTTGGTGTGAGTAAAAGTGATCTTCTTGATAGAGaagctgatgatcttgctgtaCGCATAGCATTGGGCGAGACTCAAGTGATAGCGGAGACAAAAAAGGCTCTTGCAAAAgctggagttaatattgtttcATTGGAAGAATATGCTGCTGGAAACACCGATGGGGCGAAACGAAGCAATCACGTTATTTTAGTTAAGAACTTGCCTTATGGTTCATCAGAAGGTGAACTTGCAAATATGTTTGGGAAGTTTGGGAGCCTGGATAAGATTGTTCTTCCTCCTACCAAAACCTTAGCTTTG GTTGTCTTCCTAGAACCGGCAGAAGCACGTTCAGCTTTCCGGGGTCTAGCATACAAACGTTACAA GGACACTCCCCTTTATTTGGAGTGGGCTCCTGGAAATATTCTTGATCAAACAAGTGATTCAAAAAATGCTCTTGTTGTTGGTGAAGATGATGCAAAGAGAGCGCTGCTAGAGCAACAAGTGGAAGGAGTAACGGATCCAGATGTTGATCCTGATAGAGTTGAG TCACGATCACTGTATGTCAAGAACCTAAATTTCAAGACGTTGGATGAGAGCTTAAAAAAGCATTTCACCGATCACATAAAGGATGGACGAATATTAAGTGTGAGG GTGAAGAAGCATGTAAAGAATGGAAAAAATGTCTCTATGGGTTTTGGATTCGTTGAGTTTGATTCTGTTGATACAGCAATCAACGTTTGCAAGGATTTGCAG GGAACTGTTTTGGATGGCCATGCACTTATATTGCAACTTTGTCACACTAAGAAGGACCATTTACCAAAGAGAGCTGAGAATGACAAGAGTTCAACTAAGTTGCTTGTTAGGAATGTTGCTTTTGAGGCAACTGAAAAGGATCTCAGGCAATTATTCAGTCCATTCGGGCAG ATTAAGAGTTTAAGGCTGCCAATGAGGTTTGGGAACCATAGAGGATTTGCATTTGTAGAGTTTGTCACGAAGCAAGAGGCAAAGAACGCCATTGAAGCTCTATCCAATACTCACTTGTATGGGCGCCATTTG GTTCTGGAGAGAGCCAAGGAAGGTGAGAGCCTAGAGGAACTACGTGCTCGCACAGCTGCACAGTTTACTACTGAGCAAAATGGGTTTCAAACtactaaattatcaaaaaagagAAAGCAAATGGCTGTACTGGATGATGGGAGTTCTAAATTCGGGCGAATTGCTGATTAA
- the LOC101250358 gene encoding vacuolar-sorting receptor 6, whose amino-acid sequence MLVPLHSPANMAALFFRLLFFSLIVSNVVLVQARFIVEKNSISVLSPYSMHSKHDASIGNFGVPDYGGSLVGTVVYPSKGANGCAEFDGDKPFKSKGHRPNILLLDRGDCYFALKVWNGQQAGAAAVLVADSIDEALITMDSPEESTDANGYIEKIGIPSALIEKSFGDALKEALKKGEEVVIKMDWTESMPHPDQRVEYELWTNSNDECGVRCDEQMNFIKNFKGHAQILEKGGYTMFTPHYITWYCPEAFILSSQCKSQCINHGRYCAPDPEQDFGEGYQGKDVVFENLRQLCVHRVANESSRSWVWWDYVTDFHIRCSMKQKRYSKECAEEVMKSLDLPVDKIKKCMGDPEANVENDVLKTEQDLQVGRGPRGDVTILPTMVINDIQYRGKLERTAVLKAICAGFKETTEPSICLSGDLETNQCLERNGGCWRDPKSNITACKDTYRGRVCECPLVNGVQYKGDGYTSCEAVGPGRCSVNNGGCWSETRNGQTYSACSEGELSGCKCPYGFKGDGHKCEDVDECKEGLVCQCDGCSCKDTWGGFECKCKGNQLYIMEHDTCIERHSSKIGRVLMFSFLAIAVGAGLAGYTFYKYRLRSYMDSEIMAIMSQYMPLDNHNQNQVVHHEAEPLQQSSV is encoded by the exons ATGCTTGTACCTTTACACTCTCCTGCAAACATGGCTGCTCTGTTTTTTCGACTTCTGTTTTTTTCCTTGATAGTATCGAATGTTGTGCTAGTTCAGGCAAGGTTTATAGTTGAGAAGAACAGTATAAGTGTTCTGTCTCCTTATTCAATGCACTCGAAGCATGATGCCTCTATTGGTAATTTTGGTGTCCCTGATTATGGTGGTTCTTTAGTTGGAACTGTTGTTTATCCTAGTAAAGGTGCTAATGGCTGCGCTGAATTTGATGGTGATAAACCCTTCAAATCTAAGGGTCATCGTCCTAATATCCTTCTTCTTGATCGTGgag actGCTATTTTGCTTTGAAGGTATGGAATGGGCAACAAGCTGGAGCAGCTGCAGTACTAGTTGCTGATAGTATAGATGAGGCTCTTATAACTATGGATTCTCCTGAAGAAAGTACGGATGCCAATGGATACATCGAGAAGATTGGTATCCCGTCAGCATTGATTGAAAAGTCGTTTGGTGACGCATTGAAAGAAGCTCTTAAGAAGGGAGAGGAAGTTGTGATCAAAATGGATTGGACGGAGTCAATGCCTCATCCTGATCAGCGAGTTGAGTATGAATTGTGGACTAATAGCAACGATGAGTGTGGGGTTCGTTGTGATGAGCAGATgaatttcatcaagaacttcaaaggACATGCTCAAATACTTGAGAAGGGCGGTTATACTATGTTCACGCCTCATTATATTACTTGGTACTGTCCTGAAGCTTTCATTCTTAGCAGCCAGTGCAAATCTCAGTGCATTAATCACGGGAGATATTGCGCTCCTGATCCGGAGCAGGACTTTGGGGAGGGGTACCAAGGGAAGGATGTTGTCTTTGAGAACTTGAGGCAGCTTTGCGTGCATAGAGTTGCAAATGAGAGTAGCCGTTCTTGGGTTTGGTGGGACTATGTGACGGATTTTCATATTAGATGTTCAATGAAGCAAAAGCGATACAGCAAAGAATGTGCTGAGGAGGTCATGAAATCACTTG ATCTACCGGTTGACAAGATAAAGAAATGCATGGGCGATCCAGAGGCtaatgttgaaaatgatgtGTTGAAGACTGAGCAAGACCTCCAG GTTGGCCGAGGACCTCGTGGAGATGTGACAATCTTACCAACAATGGTCATCAATGATATTCAATATCGAG GGAAATTGGAGAGGACTGCTGTTTTAAAAGCCATATGTGCTGGTTTTAAGGAAACAACTGAACCTTCGATATGTTTAAGTGGAG ATCTTGAAACAAACCAGTGCCTAGAAAGGAACGGTGGCTGTTGGCGGGATCCTAAATCTAACATAACTGCCTGCAAG GATACATATAGAGGAAGAGTTTGTGAGTGCCCTTTGGTGAACGGCGTTCAGTATAAAGGAGATGGATACACATCTTGTGAAG CCGTTGGACCTGGAAGGTGTTCGGTAAACAACGGAGGATGCTGGTCAGAAACCAGAAATGGGCAAACATATTCAGCATGTTCA GAGGGTGAACTATCAGGCTGTAAGTGTCCGTATGGTTTTAAAGGGGATGGCCATAAATGTGAAG ATGTAGATGAATGCAAGGAAGGACTTGTTTGTCAGTGTGATGGCTGCAGCTGTAAGGACACATGGGGTGGATTCGAGTGTAAGTGCAAAGGAAATCAACTCTACATAATGGAGCATGATACTTGTATAG AAAGACACTCATCAAAGATCGGACGGGTCCTTATGTTCTCTTTCCTAGCCATTGCAGTGGGGGCTGGTTTAGCTGGTTACACCTTTTACAAGTATAGACTTCGG TCATACATGGACTCAGAGATTATGGCCATCATGTCGCAGTACATGCCTCTCGACAACCACAATCAGAATCAGGTTGTCCATCATGAAGCTGAACCTCTACAACAGAGCTCGGTATGA
- the LOC101251437 gene encoding uncharacterized protein, giving the protein MSQGYAIELYFDPALENQVLKAWNVLARRQISTQLIEIESRPHITLFSSPFLDPSKIENIVKNFSSKQESLPLSFGSIGSLPSDDNVLFLAPTPTLSLLQFHSQLYDAMKKEGIEIAEEHRPDTWIPYCPVADEVPKTRMGEAFTVLRDLKLPVAGYATEIALVEYPPVREAFSFVLGNTVEP; this is encoded by the coding sequence ATGTCGCAAGGTTACGCAATTGAGCTCTACTTTGATCCTGCACTTGAAAACCAGGTCTTGAAAGCCTGGAATGTATTGGCTCGGCGCCAGATTAGCACTCAGCTTATTGAAATTGAGTCTAGACCTCACATTACCCTCTTCTCGAGTCCGTTTCTTGATCCATCGAAGATTGAGAACATTGTAAAGAATTTTTCGTCCAAGCAAGAATCATTGCCTCTGTCCTTTGGTTCAATTGGAAGCCTCCCAAGTGACGACAATGTTCTATTTCTTGCCCCAACTCCAACTTTGTCTCTCCTTCAGTTCCACTCACAACTGTATGATGCTATGAAAAAGGAGGGCATTGAGATTGCGGAGGAGCATCGTCCTGATACATGGATTCCTTATTGCCCAGTAGCTGACGAAGTGCCTAAAACTCGTATGGGTGAGGCATTCACTGTTTTGAGGGATCTGAAATTACCTGTTGCTGGATATGCTACGGAAATTGCACTTGTTGAGTATCCACCAGTTCGTGAAGCATTTTCTTTTGTGCTTGGTAATACAGTTGAACCATGA
- the LOC101250651 gene encoding probable splicing factor 3A subunit 1 — translation MLGITPILPLPAPPLDGNLGPTPLAQVVEEPNDVKMEENEEENNKDKVPASVATHTRTIGIIYPPPDIRSIVDKTSQFVAKNGPEFEKRIVLNNAGNAKFNFLNASDPYHAYYQHRLAEARAQNQGSGEQPTQPEDKEATPAPTADDAEATAKPDPSAQFRPVRKVLEPPEAEQYTVRLPEGITGEEMDIIKLTSQFVARNGKSFLTGLTSREINNPQFHFLKPTHSMFMFFTSLADAYSKVLMPPKGLTNKLQKSAADMTTVLERCLHRLEWERSQEQARQKAEDEIEQERVQMAMIDWHDFVVVETIDFADDEDQDLPPPMTLEEVIRRSKMPTLEEEEYVEPGKEVEMEMDEEEVQLVEEGMRAATLEENGGVKSAETMAISGENDPPMRIVKNWKRPEERILAERDPTKYVVSPITGELIPISEMSEHMRISLIDPKYKEQKDRMFAKIKETTLAQDDEISRNIVGLARTRPDIFGTTEEEVSNAVKAEIEKKIEEPKQVIWDGHTGSIGRTASQAMSQNSGEDQNDAANDVRNLPGPQVPPPPRPGLPSVRPLPPPPGLALNIPRPPNTFQYSTPTIAGAAPPPPQPPMVNMIPQVRPPPPPMLQLQGQQNLMVNRPPMPPSMAMSSHTLTIPPPPGSQFTPMGAPRPFVPHPMSQPGMSMVPPPPMPQGMPPPPPPEEAPPLPEEPEPKRQKLDESVLIPEDQFLAQHSGPARINVSVPNTDEGNLKGQVLEITVQSLTETIASLKEKISGEIQLPANKQKLSGKAGFLKDNLSLAYYNVASGETLGLSLRERGGRKR, via the exons ATGTTAGGCATCACACCGATATTGCCCCTTCCGGCACCCCCGTTGGATGGGAATCTGGGACCAACACCTCTAGCTCAGGTGGTAGAGGAACCAAATGATGTTAAGATGGAAGAGAATGAAGAGGAAAACAATAAGGACAAGGTTCCAGCATCTGTTGCAACACATACGAGAACTATTGGTATCATTTATCCCCCTCCTGATATTAGGAGTATTGTTGACAAGACTTCACAGTTTGTGGCGAAGAATGGTCCGGAATTTGAGAAGAGGATTGTTCTAAATAACGCTGGCAATGCAAAATTCAACTTCCTGAATGCTTCTGATCCTTACCATGCCTATTATCAGCACCGTTTGGCTGAAGCTCGCGCACAGAATCAGGGTTCTGGAGAGCAGCCTACTCAGCCAGAAGACAAAGAAGCAACCCCTGCTCCTACCGCTGATGATGCTGAGGCAACTGCAAAACCTGACCCATCAGCTCAATTTAGACCTGTCAGAAAGGTTCTTGAGCCACCTGAGGCAGAGCAATATACTGTTCGACTCCCTGAAGGGATCACAGGTGAAGAAATGGATATCATAAAGCTGACATCACAATTTGTGGCCAGAAATGGGAAGTCTTTCTTAACAGGGTTGACAAGCAGGGAGATAAATAATCCCCAATTTCATTTTCTAAAGCCTACTCACAGCATGTTCATGTTTTTCACTTCACTTGCGGATGCGTATTCGAAAGTTCTGATGCCTCCTAAGGGCTTGACGAATAAGCTGCAGAAGAGTGCTGCTGACATGACAACAGTCCTAGAGCGTTGTCTGCATCGGTTGGAATGGGAAAGATCACAGGAGCAGGCTAGACAGAAAGCTGAAGATGAGATAGAACAGGAGAGGGTGCAGATGGCTATGATTGATTGGCatgattttgttgttgttgagacGATAGATTTTGCTGATGATGAGGATCAGGATTTACCTCCACCTATGACGCTTGAGGAGGTTATAAGGAGGAGCAAGATGCCTACATTGGAGGAAGAGGAATATGTTGAGCCTGGAAAGGAGGTGGAAATGGAGATGGATGAAGAAGAGGTGCAGCTTGTTGAAGAAGGTATGCGAGCTGCGACTCTTGAAGAGAATGGTGGTGTCAAGAGTGCTGAAACCATGGCAATTTCAGGAGAAAATGATCCACCAATGCGGATTGTGAAGAACTGGAAGAGGCCTGAAGAGAGAATCCTGGCAGAAAGGGACCCAACTAAGTATGTTGTCTCTCCTATAACTGGTGAGTTAATACCTATTAGTGAGATGTCTGAACATATGAGGATCTCTCTCATTGATCCGAAGTACAAGGAACAGAAGGACAGGATGTTTGCGAAGATTAAGGAAACGACTCTTGCTCAAGATGATGAGATCTCTAGGAACATTGTTGGGCTTGCACGAACTCGTCCAGATATATTTGGTACTACGGAAGAAGAAGTTTCAAATGCGGTCAAGGCTgagattgagaaaaaaatagaagagcCGAAGCAGGTCATATGGGATGGTCACACAGGTAGCATTGGCCGCACTGCAAGCCAGGCAATGTCTCAGAACAGTGGAGAGGATCAGAATGATGCTGCAAATGATGTAAGAAACCTTCCTGGTCCACAGGTTCCTCCACCTCCTAGACCCGGTCTTCCTTCTGTTAGGCCACTACCTCCACCTCCTGGGCTTGCGCTGAATATTCCTAGGCCTCCTAATACATTCCAGTATTCCACACCTACCATAGCTGGTGCTGCTCCGCCTCCACCTCAACCTCCTATGGTTAACATGATTCCTCAGGTTCGGCCCCCACCTCCTCCCATGCTACAACTACAAGGTCAGCAAAACCTCATGGTCAATCGTCCCCCAATGCCTCCATCAATGGCTATGAGTTCGCATACCCTTACTATTCCACCACCTCCTGGATCACAGTTTACACCTATGGGAGCACCTCGGCCCTTTGTTCCCCACCCGATGTCCCAGCCGGGAATGTCTATGGTCCCGCCTCCTCCTATGCCCCAAGGAATGCCACCACCTCCTCCACCAGAAGAAGCTCCTCCTCTCCCTGAAGAGCCAGAGCCGAAGAGGCAAAAGCTTGACGAGTCTGTTCTCATTCCTGAAGACCAGTTTTTGGCTCAGCATTCG GGACCTGCAAGGATCAATGTATCTGTGCCGAATACTGATGAAGGGAATCTCAAAGGACAAGTTCTGGAAATCACTGTGCAATCTCTGACCGAAACCATTGCAAGTCTGAAAGAGAAGATTTCTGGGGAGATCCAGCTTCCTGCGAACAAACAAAAGCTGAGTGGAAAGGCTGGTTTTCTCAAGGACAACTTGTCTCTTGCATACTATAATGTTGCTTCTGGAGAAACACTCGGCCTCTCTCTGAGAGAACGTGGTGGGAGAAAGAGATGA